The Chloroflexota bacterium genomic interval GCACGGCCCCAGCGCCATTCGCTGCGCGCCGAGTTGCAGGCGTTGCTCGCCCAGCAACCGCCACCCACGCCAGCACTCGATTCTGCCTCTTGACATTTTTGCCATGACCCTAACCTATGACCAATAGGCTTGCCCCGGCCCGCCATCGGGCACCCGCAAGGGGTGCCCCCTACAAGCGATACTGCGAACGTCATGAGCAGCAAGTGGATTCCGGCCAAAACCGTGCCGGAATGACGCTGGCGTCGTAGGCGCCCTTCCGGTTAGAGACTCCGCTTCAGCGCCGCAAGTGACGATATTATCTAAGCGGCTCCGTGCCCCTCCAGCACGCCGATCGTGAGGCGGTAATGCACTTCTTCGCCGGGCTGCAGGAAACGCAGGCGGCCCTCCGCGCGCAGCTTCTGGCGCGGCGTCTCCCAGTAGTTGGCCGGCTCCAGCGCGCAGACGTAGTCGCCCGCGCCCATCATCTTCCACTGCGCGAAGCACGGCAGCTCGGCAGCGCGGTAGCGCACGTAGGCGCCGAAGTTCAGCGCGCGGTTGACGATCGCGGCGCGCACGAAGCCATCGGCGCCGACGCGCGGCTTGTGGAAGAAGACCTGCTCGGCGTAGTCAGGCGACGGCCGGTCGAAGCGCGTGTGCCGATCCAATCCCTGCCGGGCCGGCTCGTCGCGCGGGTCGACCTGCTCGTCGTCGATAATCAGTTCCGAGTCCGGACTGACGACCGGGAAGCCAAAGTTGCAGTGATAGAGCAGCATGTGCGGGGTCGGGCGGAAGCCATCGTTGCGCACCGTATCTTCGATTGTGAATGAGTTCGCGCCGAGCCGCGTGACGATGTGGCGCGTCAACAGCAGATTCTCCCCGAACAACACTGACTGGCGCACCTGTGCTTCAATGGCGAGCACGTAGTCGTCGCCGCGCCACTCCTCGGTGACGCGCACATGGTCGGGCGGCATGTGCGAGATGCGGCCGTGCAAGCCGAGTGCTTCCGCGCCGTCGGTCTCCGGTTGACCAAAATGCGTCAGCCCGCACGTCGTCACCAGCCCGCCGCCAAACGTGCGCACCCAGCCGTAGCCGAGCGGCTCGTGTTGCTCCGGCCGTCCGAGCGCCGGGTGGATCCACGCCAGCGGCCGCCCGTTTTGCTCCGCAAAGCCGATGTCGAGGCCGCGGTCGATCAGCACCTGGAACCGGAAACCGCTGCCGGTGTAGATTTCGGCGGCGCGCATGCCGCGCGGCTTGCCGTCGGCCAGTTCCATCAGGCGCACGCCGGCGATCTGCGACAGGCCGCCGGTCATCTGCCGCAGTTCTTCGATACTGTATTTGTGTCCGAACAGTTCAGGCATGGGACCTCAATTCGGGGATCAGGGATCGGGTGTCAGGTGTCAGGGATCGGGGATCGGTGTATTGGGATTTGGGATTTGGTGCTTGGGATTTCCCCGTTGGGATTTGGGACTTGGTTTCTTACTGGCGTTCCCAGACACGCAGCCCCTGCCGGCTCAGGTAGATCGGCATGTTCTGGAACAGCGGGCTCTCCTGCTCGATGGCGCGGATCATCGCGCGCTTCTCGTAGGAGTGGTCGCTGGCGAGGATCGTCAGCGAGCCGCCCTCGCCGCCGGCGCCATTCACCTTCCAGCCGAGCGCGCCATGGGACTTCGCGATGGCGATCACCTGCTGGGCGTCGCGGCTGACCAGGTACGGGTTGAGCCGCGCCTGCGCCTCGGTGTTCTGCGTCATGGCGCGACCGAGCGCGGCGAAATCGCCGGCCAGCACGGCATCGCGCGAGCGGCCCGCCGTGCGGCGCAGCGCTTCGAGCTTGGGGCTATCGGGCCCGGCGCTCTCCAGTTCGCGGATCACCTTCTCGTGTACCTGCGACGAGTCGTGCGAATGGCCGAGGAAGACGAGCACCAGCCGCCGCTCCAGTTCCCACCAGATCGGGTTCGGCACCTGCAGCGGCGAGACGGTCGCGTGCGGGTAGTTGAACATCTCAATGTAGTTGATGCCGCCGAACGCCGAGCACAACTGGTCCTGGATGCCCGACTGGCGCTTGAGCATCTCGACCTCGATGGCGTGCGCGGTGTAGGCCGCCTCGTGCGCGCTCAGGCGGCCGGGGGTCAGGCAGTCGAGCGCGCCGACCAGCGCGACGGCGACCGCCGCCGAGGTGCCGGTGGACGCGCCGGCCGGCGCTTCGGAGAAGATGCTGACCTGGATCGCGACGTCGTCCGGCACCTTCATCCGCTCGATCGACGCCTCCAGCAGCGGGTGCCGCACCCAGCCCTTGCGCTCCGGCGGGATGGCGTAGCGCTCACCGAAGTTTTCCGCATTGATGACGATTCGCTCGGGAACATCGGCGGTACGGTAGACTTCGATCTGCACCTCGGCGTACGGGTAGACGCCGATATTGAAGATCGCGCCGCGCCCGGCGAACCAGGTGTCGGTCCAGCCGCCGTTGTCGCAGATGCGGATGGGGGCGAGGCTGTTGATCAGGCGCACGGGGCGGGGAGAGTTGCTCATAGGGTCGATGTCCGCAATGGCGACGCGCCGAACGGCGCGGCCAGGATGACTGCGCTTCGGATTGTGCTACCCAACGGGGGAAAAGTCAACTGCCAGTGAGGCGGCTACGACGCGCGAGGTCTATCGAATTGGCGTCGAAGTCAGCGGCATTTGCGGTCCCGGTGTGGGACGGGGCATATCGAATGTGCCGCCTGTACGTGTGACATACACGCCAACACTTGCCGCACCGTGCATTCCCTGCGTACCATACGCGTCTACGACGACGAGATGCCCCCGTTCTTCGATGAAGCGCAGTGTTGTAGTGAAGATAGCTGGTATATCTTTTCTTAGATCAAAGCTCCCCTCAGTGAAGCCCGATAAAACTTCTGCCCTTGCTTGGAATAGGTCGAGATGAGCAGACACCCGCGTGTCCTGTCCAGCCGTTACCGTGGTCGTCACCACCACTGGCTCGTTGAGCGCCGGTGCCTTGGCCATCACGAGCTTGACGTCCAGACCGTAACCGGGACTTGCGCCGGGCACGATACAACCGACCACGTTGAGCAGGGAAAGGCAGATCAATACACGGAAGATGGTCTTCATCGCTCCTCCTCGGCAGACCGGCGCATGGCGCGGTACAGTAAGAGACCGCAAGCGGCTACGGCGCATAGTGTAATCATACTCCGCCCCGCGGGACAAAAGCAAGTTTTCGTTTCCGGTGCTTCCCCAGACCCGTTTGACGCTGCATGACGGATTGATTAGACTACCCTCCATGCCCGCACCCAACATCTTCCAGAAAGTATCGCAGGCGCCGACCAATCCGCACCCGCAGACGCCGGGCCGGACGTTCGACGTGGCCGACCTGTATCGCGGCCCGGTCGCCGATCTTGAGGCGAAGGCCGGCGGTGGCCTGCCGCTCGACGAAAAGCTGCGCCAGGCGTACTTCTGGATCGTCAACACGGCGATCATCAGCCCGCACTACGACATCGAGTACAACGACGGGCCGAACCAGTCGTTCGTCTTCGGCGACAGCAAGACGCGCGTCAGCCTGCCGTCCGGGCAGAGCTACTCGTCGTACGTGCTGCTGCCGCTGCTGACCTTCGCCACGCGCCGCAAGTGCCTGTTCATCGGCGGGCCGGGGCGCGGCAAGACCGCCAGCGCGATCCTGATGGGCGTGCTGGCCGGCTACTCGGTCAAGGAGGTGCGGCGCGGCATGCAGCACGGCCAGCCGCAGATGACGATCGCCGATCTGCTCGGCACGCCCCTGCCGGCCGACCTCGTCAACGCCCAGCGCATCGAGGACATCCGCATCGCGTGGCGGCAGTGGCTCGGCATGCGCGTCAAAATCGTCGACGAGTACAACCGCATCCCGACGCGCACGCAATCGGCCCTGCTGACCGTGATGGGCGACAACTACGCCGAACTGCTCGACCACGTCTACGAGTGCCCCGAAGCGGCCTGGTACCTAACCGCCAACGACGACGCGGGCGGCGGGACGTACCAGGTCATCGAGGCGCTGCGCGACCGCATCGATGTGGTCGTGACCGCGCTGGCGTTCAACATGCGCTTCCTGAAAGAGCTGCTGGCGCGCATCGAGGCCGGTGCGCGGCCGGAAGACGTCGTGCCAACGCAGATTATCTTCACGGAGGCCGAGATCGACCGGCTCGACCGGGAGATCGTGGCGGTCAACCTGCCGCCGGAGATTCGCCGCCGGCTGGAGTTCTTCGCCAGCCAGTTCGAGTTCCTGGAGCCGGCCGCCGCGCAGCTCGAGTACATGACCAAGGACACGGCGCGCCTGTCCAGCGTCGACGTGCACCTGCTCTCGTCGCAGGAGACCGGCAAGGACAAGGTCAAGGACATCGGCAGCCAGACGAAAAACGGCCTGTCGGTGCGCGCGCTGATGACGCTGATCGTGTACGCCAAGGCGCTGGCGCACTTCCGCGGCAACCCGATCGTGGAGATGGAAGACCTGCGGCAGATCCTGCCGTTCGTCCTGCACGACAAGCTGGTGATGGACGCGGACTCGCCGTTTTTCGACGCGCCGGGCAACGCCGCCTTCCGCACCGACCGCATCGGCTGGCTGCGCCGCCTGTTCGATCTGTCGTGCGCCGAGTATGACCGGCTGAACCTGGACAAGGACGACCCGGTGGCGACATTGGAGGCGGAGTTCGCGCACGGGCTGGAAGGCGTGAACGAGTCCGAGGCGCGCGCGCGGCTCGCGAAGATCGAGCGGCAATTGGCGGAGTGGAGCAAGGCGCGCAAGCTGTACGGCAACATCTACGACGACATTCTCAAGCTGAAGTACCTGCACCAGCGCTACACGAACTACCTGAAATGGCTGACATGGAAGCAGTAACCACCATGCCTCCGCTGACCGGCGCGTTCGCCGCTGTGCTGAAGGCCGGACGCGAGACGTTCAACGCGCGCTTCGTCGAGGCGCGGCGTATACACGCGGCGCTCGACGGCGCGGAGTTTCTTG includes:
- a CDS encoding aldose 1-epimerase family protein, whose translation is MPELFGHKYSIEELRQMTGGLSQIAGVRLMELADGKPRGMRAAEIYTGSGFRFQVLIDRGLDIGFAEQNGRPLAWIHPALGRPEQHEPLGYGWVRTFGGGLVTTCGLTHFGQPETDGAEALGLHGRISHMPPDHVRVTEEWRGDDYVLAIEAQVRQSVLFGENLLLTRHIVTRLGANSFTIEDTVRNDGFRPTPHMLLYHCNFGFPVVSPDSELIIDDEQVDPRDEPARQGLDRHTRFDRPSPDYAEQVFFHKPRVGADGFVRAAIVNRALNFGAYVRYRAAELPCFAQWKMMGAGDYVCALEPANYWETPRQKLRAEGRLRFLQPGEEVHYRLTIGVLEGHGAA
- a CDS encoding GHMP kinase; this translates as MDPMSNSPRPVRLINSLAPIRICDNGGWTDTWFAGRGAIFNIGVYPYAEVQIEVYRTADVPERIVINAENFGERYAIPPERKGWVRHPLLEASIERMKVPDDVAIQVSIFSEAPAGASTGTSAAVAVALVGALDCLTPGRLSAHEAAYTAHAIEVEMLKRQSGIQDQLCSAFGGINYIEMFNYPHATVSPLQVPNPIWWELERRLVLVFLGHSHDSSQVHEKVIRELESAGPDSPKLEALRRTAGRSRDAVLAGDFAALGRAMTQNTEAQARLNPYLVSRDAQQVIAIAKSHGALGWKVNGAGGEGGSLTILASDHSYEKRAMIRAIEQESPLFQNMPIYLSRQGLRVWERQ
- a CDS encoding AAA family ATPase, with the translated sequence MPAPNIFQKVSQAPTNPHPQTPGRTFDVADLYRGPVADLEAKAGGGLPLDEKLRQAYFWIVNTAIISPHYDIEYNDGPNQSFVFGDSKTRVSLPSGQSYSSYVLLPLLTFATRRKCLFIGGPGRGKTASAILMGVLAGYSVKEVRRGMQHGQPQMTIADLLGTPLPADLVNAQRIEDIRIAWRQWLGMRVKIVDEYNRIPTRTQSALLTVMGDNYAELLDHVYECPEAAWYLTANDDAGGGTYQVIEALRDRIDVVVTALAFNMRFLKELLARIEAGARPEDVVPTQIIFTEAEIDRLDREIVAVNLPPEIRRRLEFFASQFEFLEPAAAQLEYMTKDTARLSSVDVHLLSSQETGKDKVKDIGSQTKNGLSVRALMTLIVYAKALAHFRGNPIVEMEDLRQILPFVLHDKLVMDADSPFFDAPGNAAFRTDRIGWLRRLFDLSCAEYDRLNLDKDDPVATLEAEFAHGLEGVNESEARARLAKIERQLAEWSKARKLYGNIYDDILKLKYLHQRYTNYLKWLTWKQ